One segment of Yersinia kristensenii DNA contains the following:
- the ddlA gene encoding D-alanine--D-alanine ligase, translated as MSRLRVGVIFGGKSAEHEVSLQSAKNIVDAIDKEKFEVTLLGIDKQGKWHINDASSYLLNAEHPALISLNHSNKNVALILGQESQQLIATDNAAALAQLDVIFPIVHGTLGEDGSLQGLLRMANIPFVGSGVVGSAVSMDKDITKRLLRDAGLNIAPFITLTRGNKDSYCFEKITEKLGLPLFIKPANQGSSVGVSKVRNAAEYEQAVALAFDFDHKVLVESAIVGREIECAVMGNDNPQASLCGEVVISDEFYSYDTKYINETGAQVIIPAAIDSAASDNIRTVALATFRALECCGMARVDVFLTPDNHVIINEINTLPGFTNISMYPKLWRATGVGSTELITTLIELALERHQQDKSLKSSILK; from the coding sequence GTGTCAAGATTGCGAGTTGGTGTGATTTTTGGCGGTAAATCGGCTGAACATGAAGTGTCATTGCAGTCGGCCAAGAATATCGTGGATGCGATTGATAAAGAAAAATTCGAAGTGACACTGTTAGGTATTGATAAACAAGGTAAATGGCATATTAATGATGCATCCAGTTACTTGTTAAATGCAGAACATCCGGCGTTAATTTCCCTGAATCATTCAAACAAAAATGTGGCGCTGATCCTTGGCCAAGAGAGTCAGCAACTCATTGCTACGGATAATGCAGCTGCATTGGCTCAGTTGGATGTCATTTTCCCTATTGTACACGGGACATTAGGGGAAGATGGTTCCTTGCAAGGCCTGTTGCGTATGGCCAATATTCCTTTTGTCGGCTCAGGTGTCGTGGGGTCTGCGGTCAGCATGGATAAAGACATCACTAAGCGATTACTGCGTGATGCCGGGTTGAATATCGCGCCTTTTATTACACTGACACGTGGTAATAAAGACAGCTATTGTTTTGAAAAAATTACGGAAAAACTCGGATTACCTTTATTTATTAAACCGGCGAATCAGGGCTCCTCGGTGGGTGTGAGTAAAGTGCGTAATGCGGCCGAATATGAGCAGGCGGTAGCATTAGCCTTTGATTTTGACCATAAAGTGCTGGTGGAATCGGCTATTGTTGGGCGGGAGATCGAATGTGCAGTCATGGGCAATGACAACCCGCAAGCCAGTTTGTGTGGCGAGGTGGTCATCAGCGACGAGTTTTATTCCTATGACACTAAATACATTAATGAAACTGGTGCTCAGGTCATCATCCCGGCGGCCATAGACAGTGCTGCCAGCGACAACATTCGCACGGTGGCTTTAGCGACATTTAGAGCGCTCGAATGCTGCGGTATGGCGCGGGTTGATGTCTTTTTAACCCCAGATAACCACGTAATTATCAATGAAATAAATACATTACCAGGATTTACTAATATCAGTATGTATCCCAAATTGTGGCGCGCCACCGGTGTGGGCTCGACGGAATTGATCACTACACTGATTGAGTTGGCTTTAGAGCGGCACCAGCAAGATAAATCGCTGAAAAGCTCGATTCTGAAATAA
- a CDS encoding threo-3-hydroxy-L-aspartate ammonia-lyase: MAPLVISYEDIIQAHQRIAGFALKTPVLTSSTANEQTGAQLFFKCENFQHMGAFKFRGAYNALVKLAPEQQAKGVIAFSSGNHAQAIALSARKLGIRAVIVMPKDAPAAKIAATRGYGGEVVLYDRYLEDREAISRQLAQEQGLTLIPPYDHPDVMAGQGTAAKELFEEVGELDVLLVPLGGGGLLSGCATVAKELYPNCQVIGVEPAAGNDGQQSFRSGKIVKIDTPVTIADGAQTPALGHYTFPVIQERVDNILTATDNQLISAMKFFTSRMKIVVEPTGCLGAAVAFSDELDLRGKRVGVIISGGNVDLARLAHFIDKS, from the coding sequence ATGGCCCCATTAGTCATCAGTTACGAAGATATTATTCAAGCACATCAACGGATTGCGGGTTTTGCGCTCAAAACTCCAGTTTTGACTTCCTCCACCGCCAATGAGCAAACTGGTGCGCAGTTGTTTTTTAAATGCGAAAATTTCCAGCATATGGGAGCGTTTAAATTCCGTGGCGCTTATAACGCGTTAGTGAAATTAGCGCCAGAACAGCAAGCAAAAGGGGTTATTGCCTTCTCGTCGGGGAATCATGCGCAGGCTATTGCTTTGTCTGCGCGTAAATTAGGCATTCGCGCGGTTATTGTCATGCCTAAAGATGCGCCAGCCGCTAAAATCGCGGCGACACGAGGTTATGGCGGCGAAGTGGTGCTGTATGACCGCTATCTTGAAGACCGCGAAGCCATTAGCCGTCAACTGGCACAAGAGCAGGGACTAACTTTGATCCCACCTTATGACCATCCGGATGTGATGGCCGGGCAGGGGACGGCGGCGAAAGAGTTATTTGAAGAAGTGGGTGAGTTGGATGTGCTGCTGGTGCCACTGGGCGGCGGCGGGCTGTTGTCCGGCTGTGCTACGGTGGCCAAAGAGCTCTACCCCAATTGTCAGGTAATTGGGGTGGAACCTGCCGCCGGTAATGATGGGCAACAGAGTTTCCGCAGCGGAAAAATTGTTAAAATTGACACGCCAGTCACCATTGCGGACGGCGCGCAAACTCCGGCTTTAGGACATTATACTTTCCCGGTTATTCAGGAGCGGGTTGATAATATTCTGACGGCCACGGATAACCAATTGATCTCGGCAATGAAATTTTTCACCAGCCGAATGAAGATTGTGGTGGAACCCACGGGTTGCTTAGGGGCGGCAGTCGCTTTTAGTGATGAGCTGGATTTGCGTGGTAAACGAGTCGGAGTGATTATATCGGGCGGTAATGTCGATTTAGCCCGTTTGGCCCACTTTATTGATAAGTCTTGA
- a CDS encoding helix-turn-helix transcriptional regulator, with amino-acid sequence MKLTEDQLLLRESKKIVEALGKTFAPLVEFVLHDLTQPEHAIAAISNNLSGREVGEPATELGLSRIADPNFPEVILNYPNQFPDGRPAKSTSIGLKNSKGEFIGALCLNMDISLFSAVSASLSQLTQTTPAEVQESLASPRLEMLRTQLEQFAAAHNTTPRALNPAQRREIVRQLAQAGLMDLKNAQTVVANNLGVARSTVYTYLPTEGS; translated from the coding sequence ATGAAACTGACAGAAGATCAACTCCTGTTGCGGGAGAGCAAAAAAATCGTTGAGGCACTGGGCAAAACATTTGCACCCTTAGTGGAATTTGTCTTGCACGACCTTACTCAGCCGGAACATGCCATTGCGGCAATTTCAAACAATTTATCCGGTCGCGAAGTCGGTGAGCCAGCGACTGAACTGGGGCTAAGCCGTATTGCTGACCCTAACTTTCCTGAAGTTATTCTTAATTACCCGAACCAATTTCCTGATGGTCGTCCGGCCAAAAGCACATCAATTGGCTTGAAAAATAGCAAAGGGGAATTCATCGGAGCACTTTGTCTCAATATGGATATCTCGCTGTTTTCCGCCGTCAGCGCCAGTTTATCTCAACTGACCCAAACGACACCGGCAGAGGTTCAGGAGTCTCTGGCATCACCTCGCCTTGAGATGTTGCGCACTCAGCTGGAACAATTTGCTGCCGCGCACAATACCACTCCACGCGCGCTGAACCCGGCACAGCGGCGTGAAATTGTGCGCCAACTGGCGCAAGCGGGTTTGATGGATTTAAAAAATGCTCAGACCGTGGTTGCCAATAATCTTGGTGTCGCCCGCTCCACTGTCTATACCTATCTCCCCACTGAAGGAAGTTGA
- the nqrM gene encoding (Na+)-NQR maturation NqrM, which translates to MLTVFIASFVFFLLAIAGMSLGYIVKRKTLQGSCGGIGALGMEKVCDCPEPCDSRKKRLAKEAARQKALAQYRIL; encoded by the coding sequence ATGTTGACTGTTTTTATCGCGTCTTTTGTTTTTTTTCTCTTAGCCATCGCTGGGATGTCGCTGGGTTATATCGTAAAACGTAAAACTTTGCAGGGCAGTTGCGGAGGTATTGGGGCTTTGGGGATGGAAAAAGTGTGTGATTGCCCTGAACCTTGTGATTCGCGCAAGAAACGATTAGCTAAAGAGGCAGCGCGCCAGAAAGCATTGGCGCAATATCGTATTCTCTAA
- a CDS encoding RidA family protein, whose translation MMSAPILINSTQGPPPAGHYSHAVCAGGMVYLSGQLPVTAQGVALSNQPFDIQVMQVFANIEGILADCHCSVNSLIQVRVYLCDIALWPHFNALYADWLGPHKPARCVVPVPVLHHDLALEIEAIALLPG comes from the coding sequence ATGATGTCCGCACCTATCTTAATAAATTCTACACAGGGCCCGCCGCCAGCGGGCCATTATAGCCATGCTGTCTGTGCGGGCGGTATGGTCTATCTTTCTGGCCAACTGCCCGTCACGGCGCAGGGCGTGGCATTATCAAATCAACCTTTTGATATTCAGGTTATGCAGGTTTTTGCCAATATTGAAGGGATACTTGCGGATTGTCATTGCAGTGTAAATAGTTTGATTCAGGTGCGAGTTTATCTGTGTGATATTGCCCTATGGCCCCATTTTAATGCGCTTTATGCTGATTGGTTGGGGCCACATAAACCGGCACGTTGCGTGGTGCCAGTGCCCGTTTTACATCATGATTTGGCCTTGGAAATTGAAGCGATTGCTCTGCTTCCAGGTTAG
- a CDS encoding FAD:protein FMN transferase: MLWLMAAVGVLLLTGCGPEQINLEGKTMGTSYSIKYMSDSTTISPEKLQQEIDRELEQVNDQMSTYRPNSELSRFNKSQKVDTPFPVSPATAKVVREAIRINRLTDGALDVTVGPLVNLWGFGPEGRPNVVPTDAEIAKRQEWVGIDNLAVENGALVKRIPELYVDLSAIAKGYGVDVVAEYLEAQNIDNYMVDIGGEVRTRGNNGENKPWRIAIEKPVAGSTQSTQEIIEPGLMAIATSGDYRNYFEQNGVRYSHTIDPETGRPINHRLVSITVLDPSCMTADGLSTGLGVLGPERGMALANLLGIPVFMIVKTDEGFEERSSESFKPYLQKRL, encoded by the coding sequence ATGCTTTGGCTGATGGCTGCGGTGGGCGTTTTGCTGCTAACGGGTTGTGGCCCTGAGCAAATCAATCTTGAAGGTAAGACCATGGGTACCTCATATTCAATTAAGTATATGAGTGACTCAACAACTATCAGCCCGGAAAAGCTACAGCAGGAAATAGATCGCGAGCTGGAACAGGTTAATGATCAAATGTCGACTTACCGGCCAAACTCCGAATTGAGTCGCTTCAACAAAAGTCAGAAAGTAGATACGCCATTTCCTGTTTCACCCGCGACAGCCAAAGTGGTACGAGAGGCTATTCGTATTAATCGTTTGACTGATGGGGCGCTGGATGTGACGGTTGGGCCGTTGGTTAATCTATGGGGTTTTGGCCCTGAAGGGCGGCCAAATGTGGTGCCGACAGATGCTGAAATTGCTAAGCGCCAGGAATGGGTGGGTATTGATAATTTGGCAGTAGAAAATGGTGCCTTGGTAAAACGTATTCCCGAGCTATATGTCGATCTTTCTGCTATAGCTAAAGGATATGGCGTAGATGTGGTTGCCGAATATTTAGAAGCGCAGAATATCGATAATTATATGGTCGATATCGGTGGGGAAGTCCGGACTCGTGGTAACAATGGGGAAAATAAACCCTGGCGTATCGCGATTGAAAAACCTGTCGCAGGCTCTACACAAAGTACTCAAGAAATTATCGAACCCGGTCTCATGGCGATAGCCACCTCTGGTGATTATCGTAATTATTTTGAGCAAAATGGTGTGCGTTACTCACACACTATTGACCCCGAAACTGGCCGGCCAATCAACCATCGTTTAGTCTCAATTACTGTTTTAGATCCAAGCTGTATGACGGCCGACGGACTTTCGACCGGTTTAGGTGTCCTTGGGCCAGAGCGGGGGATGGCATTGGCTAATTTGCTGGGCATTCCGGTGTTTATGATAGTCAAAACCGATGAAGGCTTTGAGGAGCGTTCTTCTGAGTCATTCAAACCGTATCTACAAAAGCGGCTTTGA
- a CDS encoding glycerophosphodiester phosphodiesterase family protein has protein sequence MRNYIMATLLLSASFVTHANSASSMIPQQAPQIIAHRGGTADGPENTIPTIQKALSNGANAIWVTIQLSKDNKLVLYRPSDLKELTDKSGKVSDYTAQQLAQTDASFNYNKKHDLHPDPKTHIGIPTLDDVLKKFPTTQFYLDIKSPDANPIILAKALQKTLEATGKNEENRLVRTRVYSTDDTYLKALDKVNETSDIAHKIQRFESRDFTRTQLANITMDHKCELPADNKERWYGLELHRKVEVVEKYTLGEGRSNAVLSWDKEAVDCFRKNTNAHIIFFGINTPEDYQKAKELGANGVMVDSPAQFKKIVHDNK, from the coding sequence ATGCGAAATTATATAATGGCGACTTTATTACTCTCTGCTAGTTTTGTCACACATGCTAATTCAGCTTCTTCAATGATCCCCCAGCAAGCACCACAAATTATTGCTCATCGGGGGGGGACTGCGGACGGCCCTGAAAACACAATTCCGACCATTCAAAAAGCGCTGAGTAATGGTGCTAATGCAATTTGGGTCACTATTCAACTATCAAAAGATAATAAACTTGTATTGTATCGCCCTTCTGATCTCAAAGAATTGACGGATAAATCGGGTAAAGTTTCTGATTATACCGCGCAGCAACTCGCCCAAACTGATGCCAGCTTTAATTATAATAAAAAACATGATCTTCATCCTGATCCAAAGACACACATTGGCATTCCTACGCTTGATGACGTATTGAAAAAATTCCCTACAACACAATTTTATCTCGACATTAAGTCCCCGGATGCAAATCCAATAATACTGGCTAAAGCCCTGCAAAAAACACTGGAAGCGACCGGTAAAAATGAAGAAAACCGGCTAGTCCGAACCCGCGTCTACTCAACCGATGACACTTATTTGAAGGCGTTGGATAAAGTGAATGAAACCAGCGATATTGCACATAAAATCCAACGATTTGAAAGCCGCGACTTTACGCGAACACAATTAGCCAACATCACGATGGATCATAAATGTGAATTACCGGCAGATAATAAAGAGCGCTGGTATGGTCTGGAGTTACACCGGAAAGTTGAAGTTGTCGAGAAATATACTCTCGGTGAAGGCCGCTCTAACGCAGTATTAAGTTGGGATAAAGAAGCGGTTGATTGTTTCCGTAAAAATACCAATGCACATATTATTTTCTTCGGAATTAATACTCCGGAAGATTATCAGAAAGCGAAAGAATTAGGTGCCAATGGGGTAATGGTGGATTCTCCAGCTCAATTTAAGAAAATAGTCCACGACAATAAATAA